From one Sulfolobales archaeon genomic stretch:
- a CDS encoding type II toxin-antitoxin system VapC family toxin: protein MKAIVLDASAVIKWFVKGEEELEEMKLVRDLLLNGEVEIYVPSLLLIEVSNALRYIEGLDGEDVIKAVNALKKLGLWIVDAMELLEDAIKIAFESDITVYDAIYVALARRIRGSLITYDRELLSKHRDLAMKASVFLKHMPR from the coding sequence ATGAAGGCCATAGTCCTAGATGCTAGCGCTGTCATCAAATGGTTTGTTAAGGGGGAAGAGGAGTTGGAGGAAATGAAGCTAGTTAGAGATCTACTCCTAAATGGTGAAGTAGAAATATACGTTCCATCGTTACTACTCATAGAAGTCTCCAACGCGCTTAGATACATAGAAGGATTAGATGGAGAAGATGTCATCAAGGCTGTTAATGCTCTCAAAAAACTTGGTCTTTGGATTGTGGATGCTATGGAGCTGCTTGAGGACGCCATTAAGATTGCATTTGAAAGTGATATTACCGTGTATGATGCGATCTACGTGGCTCTGGCTAGGAGAATTAGAGGATCTCTCATAACATATGATAGAGAGCTGCTAAGCAAACATAGAGATCTAGCTATGAAGGCAAGCGTGTTCTTAAAGCATATGCCACGCTAA